In Neoarius graeffei isolate fNeoGra1 chromosome 19, fNeoGra1.pri, whole genome shotgun sequence, the sequence tttgagatactagatttctgattttcatgagctataagccttaatcatcaaaattaaaacattaATGCATTGCAGAATCAGcctacatcatctcatctcattatctctagccgctttatccttctacagggtcgcaggcaagctggagcctatcccagctgactacgggcgaaaggcggggtacaccctggacaagttgccaggtcatcacagggctgacacacagacacccattcacactcacattcacacctacggtcaatttagtgtcaccagttaacctaacctgcatgtctttggactgtgggggaaaccggagcacccggaggaaacccacgcggacacggggagaacatgcaaactccgcacagaaaggccctcgccggccccggggctcgaacccaggaccttcttgctgtgaggcgacagcgctaaccactacaccaccgtgccgcccagcctaCAACATGTTCcactatatataaaacacacacaatgcAACTCACACAACCAATACATAATCGGAataagaaaaaaagccattagaaAACTTTTTTGTACATGTTGTGACTGACAAGTAATATTTGGACAGGatcagaaatgttttttttttttttgcatcaaaaACCGAGTCCTTCTTTTAAGTACTATTAGTTACGGAGCAAAAATATCTTACCAAATCTGCGGCAGAAAACCCCCATAATGGCACTGGCTTCCACAACCCTGAGATCAGCCAGGAGAGACAATTCCAACCCCCCTGCCACAGCATAACCACTCACTGCCGCGATCAGTGGCTTGGATAGTCTCAGGCGAGAGGGACCCTTTGAGCAAATAAAGTAGAGAAGCCCATTAAAAAGTGTCTGAAATACATAGTACAGGACAAGGGTAAATGTGGACAGCTTTGTACAGTTCTATTAGAATCAGTAATGGATGTATATAACAGATGTAAAAAGGCACTCATCTGTAACTATACAAGATGAAAGTCTGCAACAATACACAACATATTCCATCTCTTTTAAGCTAATTTTATGATGTGTGCTTCTcagttctcccccccccccaatccatcAGTGCGTGGAATATACTGTATAGCTAGGACAAACACTATGCAATTACAGCTCTGAAAAATGAATAGTTGAGAAGTCATTCAATTTGTGTTTCTTGTTGAAGATAGAGTCAACAGAACTGAAGACTCAAACTCTAGATACACAACAAACCAGTGCACCTAATGCAGCGATCCTGTAATGCCGTTTAATGTAGTAATGTAAATACTTCGTTCATTTGAAAAGGAACGAGGTCCTCCTCTTACCATTGGAGCAGGACCTCGGGTAACGTTTTGCTCCAGTGTGAGGGAAGCGTAATCCTGGGAAAGTTCTTTAAGATCATAACCAGCACAAAAATTCCCTCCTGAAAAAACATCcctcaaaatgcaaaaaaaaaaaaaaaaagaagagaaatgCACAAAAGGATAACAGATGAGAAtaaagacaaaaaaagaaaactatCATAATGTTTGTTTGCCAGgcttttatgagaaaaaaaaaaccaagtgcACATGTATACACAATAATAGTGACTTTGATCGTCAATATCATCATGCGTTTGATCAAGTAAGCAATTTCAAGTGAACAACATTGACCTATTCCATGTAGCACAGCTACATTCAAGGTATCATCCTGGTTGAAGGCTGAAAACTCTTCAAATAACCGTCGGGATGTCTCCTGGTTCACTGCATTACACACGTCTGGCCTGTTAATCCCCACAGTAAGCACTGGACCTCGCTTTTCAGTAACCACTGTCTGACCTGAAGAGGAAGATGTGAAAGGCAATTCACCACACAGTTCATGATCTCAACCTAGAGAATCAGTAAAATAAGCTCAAATGATGATTTCTTTCATTACACtacacagcgccctccacaattattggcacccctggttaagatgtgttaaaagccttaaaataaattcaatttttattgcagaagcataatctcacactgaaaattgtagaaaaatgtaacccttaactcaagtgaattaaaaaaaaatatccctgactaagaaataattatttttcataaaatcacctgttccacaattattggcacccataattcctagaaaataaatgtaattgaagcatttctgtcatttctactgtagtttataaagttgatcagagtatctaggaacctttaattagtaattcatcacatcctgtttccctggggtataaatatgatttgacacagaggcctatttctcttatccactcttcaacatgggaaacacaagagaacacaccattcaagtaaggcagatgtgtgtcgaccttcataagtcaggcaatggctacaagaaaatagccgctcgcctacacctgcccatatctacagtcagaggaatcatcaagaagtttaaaacaactggaacagtggcaaacaagcctggacgagtttatcttgccaccacgcacagtgaggaggatgataagagaagtaaaaacttctccaaagctcactgttagagaattgcatcaaagagtagcatcttggggtcacaaagtctccataacaaccatcaggtgctatctacatgccaacaagctgtttgggaggcatgcacggaaaaagccttttctcacttacaagcataaacgtaaacatctggagttcgctaagtggtactgggaccgtgtgctttggtcagatgagaccaagatagagctttttggcaacaaacagtctaatacatcacaaaagatgagtatgtggaaaagcacctcatgcccactgtgaagtctgggggaggatcagtgatgctgtgggcctgtttctcttccaaagaccccgggaaccttgttatggtgcatggcatcatgaactctttgaaatatcgGGACATTTtagatcaaaatctggtggcctctgcccgaaagctgaagacagATCgtcgctgggtctttcagcaagataatgaccctaaacatgtggccaaatctacacaaaaatggttcaccagacacaaaatcaagctcctcccatagccatctcagtccccagacctcaacccagttgaaaacctgtggggtgagctgaagaggagggtgcacaggagaggacccaggactctggatgatttagagattgtgcatagaggaatggtcgaatatccctctctctgtattctcccaacttgtgaaatgttataggagaatattaagtgctgtcttgttggcaaaagggagttgtacaaagtattaacatcaggggtgccaataattgtggcacacatgatttcatgtaaaagaattatttcttaatgtgggatttttttcccactgaataaatgcacttgaattaaaggttggatttttctcttttttttttgcattgttgtcctatattataaaaaataataataatttattagaagcctaagaacataattatcttaacgaggggtgccaataattgtggagggcgctgtacttTATTATTTCACTGCTAGGAGTAAAATTAGCAAATATTGAAGTTAACCATATCACAAAGTTCAAAAATTATGTCTGATTTCCTGATCATCAATAGGCCACTTCAGACATTTCTTCTGGAAAGTAGTGGAATAGTAAacgttctgggtttttttttggtaaaaccCAGTCTATGACTGTGATGGTAAGGTTAGTTTAGGACAGTGGTCCTCAAGAACCATTTCTGCTTCTTACAGATTTAACAGTAGGCTATAATTTCAAGTGTACACACcatccattttattaggaacacctgtatacccattcattcattattcacagtgcataaaatcatgcaaatacaagttaagagtttcagttaatattcacgtcAGATCAGAATTGGGAAAATCGTGATCGCGgtgactgtggcatggttgttggtgccagattgacagatttgaatatttcagaaactgctgacttCCTGGGACTGGACAGTTGACAATTTGACAAATACCACCTGGTATTTTTCTAATCTTCATCTGTCCAGTTTGAGTGAGTCTgtgtccactgtagcctcagattcctgttcttggctgacaggactcGAACTGATGTGATCGTCTGCTGTTGTAGTAGCCCAGCCACCTCAAGGTTTGGTATGCTGggctttctgagatgcttttctgctcaccatagttGTAAAACATAAAGAGCCCACTGTCTTCAGGAATCTGAGGCACACCAAAACTGGAAaactgaagattggaaaaagaccaggtaaTGTTTGTCAGCAGTGACTTAAATACTCAAAATGGTCAGTCTGACAGCAATAACCAGGGCAAGatcagtcactgagatcacattttgacCATTTGATGTGCATGTTAACTAAAGCGTTTAACCTCAATGATTTTATACACTACACCGCTGCCGCATGATTGACAGATAATTGTCTAATGAATGAGGAAGTGTACAGATGTTCCTATAATAAGATGGACAGCGAGTGCACATCTATGCTGGTAATTAGCCAACAAATCTAAAGAATAAACAAAATGTGCAACGTATTAGAATATGGATATTATTTAATCGGCTTTACGTCCAAGTCAAATTGGGAAGTATGTGCTGCTCCCTACCAGcagagcttgttttcaaaacacaTTACCCGGGGTAGGGCGATCTTGAGAAGTGCACCCAGAGCTGCAGAACCGCTTTACTGCACCAAAAAAACGCTGCTCATGCTGTCCAGGTTTTTTCTTGGTGGTATTCCTGTTCATAAAAAAACCTGTATACCAAGAAAATCCACTCATTAAAACAACCATGTTTTAAAACCCCCTGCTATTAAATTAAACGATATTAAAgacagacagcctttcgatttcataaaatcggtaaaatttagttccctctgaaatttggtcattgtgatatatgtttatttctgtaatatcgaaaaatatcaggccattctgtggctgggaagttatttaatttgagcggattccctagcaaataatgtgcatgaaatcactcgctttgcacagtcaagcagacagaggaagtccgtttgtgtgtgcgcatgcgcaggtttaccttgaccgtgcgctGACCGTTACATcactctgtcgctaaacgaacagctgattataccgaagtgctcgctgaccgccgatatttattagtttggtcctacgtttcctttccttcgcaacataacgtcttttcttctcgctttccgttactgtagtctgtctttcacatttcattcgcacactcatgtcctcttttgtttcaaatttgtatcccacaatgccttgggtgaatgaggaaagcccaccacgtgacacatgacgtagtatctcgaattgggtcatggtgaagcaggaaaaaatagcggagaatttacggccatgtggccctaaattcattcattgttctattagacaaaaaaaactaataaaattggaagtctgattcaaattcagtagctttcggtccactaaacaaaaataattgggtgtcgggaaaattctttttatgacccaaacttgaaaaatctgaaaggcagtctagctttaagaatcCAAACTGTATTTCTAAATTAAGCTTGTGTCCTAAATCTTTGCGTTTCAAAAATGTTAGACTTACTAATATGAAACGTTGGGCGAAGAAACTTTAAGCTCATCGTTTGAGACAGTTACCTTGAATCTATATTACACTAAAGTCTCAGTTTGTATCTTGATCTGATTTAAGCAACGTTAATAACAAGCAAACAGGCTTCAGCTATTTACAAGTGACAAGTCAATCAGTGTCCAGATGGTATAAATTACACACTCAGCTAAAACGGACAGTAAACAAATGGCTAAATTAACGTGTTTATAAAAGGACTAACGCTCTAGTCGCAGCACTAAATATTGATTCAAACGTTTCTAAGTGCATTTTAAACAGAACAACTCAAGGTTACATAGGAAATTTGGTTTGTTGAAGCCAGAAATAATAGGCTGAACGGTTCTCCACAGGTAACGTCAAAATAAGAGCCATTTTCATTTCCATTTTTTAATCTTATAATATAATACgtagggtctcatctcatctcattatctctagccgctttatcctgttctacagggtcgcaggcaagctggagcctatcccagctgactacgggcgaaaggcggggtacaccctggacaagtcgccaggtcatcacagggctgacacatagacacagacaaccattcacactcacattcacacctacggtcaatttagagccaccagttaacctaacctgcatgtctttggactgtgggggaaaccggagcacccggaggaaacccacacggacacggggagaacatgcaaactccacacagaaaggccctcgccggccccggggctcgaacccggaccttcttgctgtgaggcgacagcgctaaccactacaccaccgtgccgccatacgtAGGGTCAAATTACTCAAttttgattggtcaatcaaggagggcttttttttttccttaacacggggccgtatttctgaaatcctattggctagttcgttgcttggttatggttacaaaaattagtaaattttgtcaacaaaatggctgactctgctgactcagcaatgccgtgtttcgctatatttgacgaagaaattataaacctcaaaatcctcgtgtcatgtcatgatgaaagatgctttagaaactgattcaaacgtgcaagatagtcttgcgccctgattggttcagaaaacatgaatgacaaatgttatgaacttgaatggcttccgaagtatgaatttggccctatgtattataaacaggcagcacggtggtatagtggttagcgctgtcgcctcacagcaagaaggtccgggttcgagcgccgtgaccaatgagggcctttctgtgcggagtttgcgttaccttcttgccgtgaggcaaccgtgctaaccacttacaccaccatgctgcctagtaCCAGGTTCGTGTCCTGCCATGGCGTCTGGTGCAGCCCTCTTTAGAGACAGCACTGCCCACCTGAATTCAGGTAAGGGGCTAAAAAAGGTGCCCCTAaacaatgataataataaaacttGTATTTTGACAAAAGCCCAGACAgaagtaaaatgagctaatttgcCTATTGTGGCTTATAAAACGTGCCATCTGTTTACACGTTTCTGTTTTGATTCAGTGCATCCAGCCatcatctatagccgcttatccttttctccagggtcgcaggcaagctggagcctatcccagctgactatgggcgagaggtgggtacaccctggacaatccatccatccattatctataactgcttatcctgttctacagggtcacaggcaagctggagcctatcccagctgactatgggcgagagacggggtacaccctggacaagtcgccaggtcatcacagggctgacacagacaaccatttacacctacggtcaatttagacccaccaattagcctaacttgcatgtctttggactgtaggggaaaccggagcacccggaggaaacccacgcagacatggggagaacatgcaaactccatacagaaaggccctcgctggctgctgggctcgaacccagaaccttcttgctgtcaggtgacCGTGTCACTCAGTACTAGGTTTGTGTCCTGCCCTCTTTATGGACAGCACTGCCCATCCGAATCTGGGGAAAGGGCTAGAAAAGgtgttcctcatctcatctcataaaaTTTAATTTGCGTCCCCCTGTTCAGCTGGCCTGAGCAGGTATGCTATTTTTATAGTTttaccatttatttttttaccacCTTTACAGCTTTGTACAGCTCTTATGCTATGGGAATGCTATGGATAAACTGGGATTGTTGACTGATTGTTGATGGCTGACatctagtgttgccacctgtcccggtttttcctgattgtcccggattttcatggtctgtcccggaaaaaaaaaaataaaaatccggaacactgaatgtcccggttttttgtacatgatgggcaaaatgtgtatttcaacttgcgagccagctgagaaccagtttgtttttccatagctcgcccgtgctaagcgccactaagcggagccacgtcatcacgtcgctgaatacgtcattacgtcgctgtatacgtcacttacgtcgctgtatacgtcagttacggcgctacgtttacataaaccttggcgcgaatatcaaagcaaaaacacggaagaagcagcagtaacaataataataataataataataatggatgacttcgtgtttgtacagctgctgcttctcggcgcttaaaaatggcgatctttcatggtcttgtt encodes:
- the zgc:101569 gene encoding enoyl-CoA hydratase EchA19, encoding MSLKFLRPTFHISFFMNRNTTKKKPGQHEQRFFGAVKRFCSSGCTSQDRPTPGQTVVTEKRGPVLTVGINRPDVCNAVNQETSRRLFEEFSAFNQDDTLNVAVLHGIGGNFCAGYDLKELSQDYASLTLEQNVTRGPAPMGPSRLRLSKPLIAAVSGYAVAGGLELSLLADLRVVEASAIMGVFCRRFGVPLIDGGTVRLPQLIGLSRALDLILTGRPVGSQEALAFGLANRVVPDGQALQVAVELAEQISSFPQLCLRADRNSAYHAAFDSTSFTQAMQYETDYGLPVITAEAISGATRFSSGTGRGGKFT